A single Defluviitalea saccharophila DNA region contains:
- a CDS encoding FtsW/RodA/SpoVE family cell cycle protein, with the protein MLKESIVEICILISRYVFLFIIFMFVWSGYKAVLFERRKDIEAYTHKVFMQRGFIILLHILGFIILMLNSKDMAELQQIAKLGSVGLIFIVGCMILTFLVYKKSDPVLWNSMIFLMDIGLIILQRLEPETAQSQIIRYILGMIVMLFIPLIFKIIPRFEKFEIVYLVSGWVLLLSPFLFGKEQFGARNWINIGGFSFQPSEIVKFLFIFYLACSLRKYHSIKDIVLPSVMSGGYILVLVLQRDLGGALIYFLTFLILLYLSTSSYLFFFGGLGGASVASMIAYKLFSHVRVRVEVWLNPWKEIDTKGYQITQSLFGIGTWGWMGSGLTRGYSKHIPVVTTDFIFSAICEEFGNLFGIGIILIFLLIVLRGIMIALRCNRVFYSLLAAGATNLIAIQTFLIIGGVIKFIPLTGVTLPFISYGGSSVVASILIIGILQWIQSFYEMKEEAEG; encoded by the coding sequence ATGCTAAAAGAATCAATTGTTGAAATTTGTATATTGATTTCTAGGTATGTATTTCTATTCATTATTTTCATGTTTGTGTGGTCAGGATATAAGGCTGTTCTTTTTGAGCGAAGAAAAGATATTGAGGCATATACGCATAAAGTTTTTATGCAGAGAGGATTTATTATACTGCTTCATATATTGGGCTTTATTATTTTAATGCTCAATTCTAAAGATATGGCAGAACTGCAGCAAATAGCGAAGCTTGGCAGTGTAGGCCTTATATTTATTGTAGGCTGTATGATATTGACTTTCCTTGTTTATAAGAAATCCGATCCAGTACTTTGGAACTCTATGATTTTTTTAATGGATATCGGACTAATCATTTTACAAAGATTAGAACCGGAAACAGCACAGAGCCAAATTATCAGGTATATTTTGGGTATGATTGTCATGCTTTTTATCCCATTGATCTTTAAGATTATACCTAGATTTGAGAAATTTGAAATTGTATATTTGGTAAGCGGATGGGTTTTATTATTATCTCCATTTTTATTTGGGAAAGAACAATTTGGAGCTAGAAACTGGATTAATATTGGAGGTTTTAGCTTTCAGCCTTCAGAAATTGTGAAATTTTTATTTATATTTTACTTAGCCTGCTCCCTTAGGAAATATCATTCCATAAAAGATATTGTATTGCCATCGGTTATGAGCGGAGGATATATTCTTGTCCTTGTTCTCCAAAGAGATTTAGGAGGGGCTTTAATCTATTTTCTTACGTTTTTAATACTGCTTTATCTTAGCACTTCCAGTTATTTATTTTTCTTTGGAGGCTTAGGCGGTGCGTCTGTTGCCTCTATGATTGCCTATAAATTATTCAGCCATGTTAGAGTTCGCGTAGAAGTATGGCTAAATCCTTGGAAGGAAATTGATACAAAAGGATATCAAATCACTCAGTCCCTGTTTGGAATCGGAACATGGGGATGGATGGGCAGTGGATTAACCAGAGGATATTCTAAACATATACCGGTAGTAACAACTGATTTTATTTTTTCTGCGATCTGTGAAGAATTTGGAAATTTATTCGGAATAGGAATCATTCTGATATTTTTACTGATCGTACTCCGTGGAATTATGATTGCCCTTAGATGCAATCGAGTGTTTTATTCCCTTCTTGCAGCTGGAGCAACCAATTTAATTGCCATCCAAACATTTTTAATTATTGGAGGGGTTATTAAATTCATACCTTTAACGGGTGTAACTCTACCTTTCATAAGTTATGGAGGAAGTTCAGTTGTTGCCAGTATTTTAATCATCGGAATTCTCCAATGGATACAGAGCTTTTATGAAATGAAAGAAGAAGCGGAGGGATAA
- a CDS encoding 5-formyltetrahydrofolate cyclo-ligase, protein MTEKQRLRKLFLDKRARMIKEDLYHKSQLIYETIIHSSLYHQCKAVFTYVSMGNEVDTKQIIHRGLIDGKIIGVPKVYPKKKEMIFSQIEAIDELEIGHFNVLEPKEESIRLLESNQDTLILVPGAVFDKNKHRIGYGGGYYDRYLSSIKGALKIIGIGYDFQLIDQIPSDPYDVPLDAIVTDKDWIK, encoded by the coding sequence ATGACTGAAAAACAAAGGCTTAGAAAATTATTTCTTGATAAGAGGGCTCGAATGATAAAAGAGGATCTATATCATAAAAGTCAACTTATTTATGAAACTATTATTCATTCCTCCTTATATCATCAATGTAAAGCTGTTTTTACATATGTCAGTATGGGGAATGAAGTGGATACTAAGCAAATTATTCATAGGGGATTAATAGACGGAAAAATCATCGGGGTGCCTAAAGTATATCCCAAAAAGAAAGAAATGATTTTTTCTCAAATAGAAGCCATAGATGAATTAGAAATAGGCCATTTTAATGTCCTTGAGCCTAAAGAGGAATCGATACGTCTTTTAGAGAGCAATCAGGATACACTGATCCTTGTTCCGGGAGCAGTATTTGATAAAAATAAACACAGAATTGGCTATGGAGGAGGCTATTATGACCGATATCTTTCTTCTATAAAAGGGGCATTAAAGATTATAGGGATCGGATATGATTTTCAACTTATTGATCAGATTCCTTCAGATCCTTATGATGTCCCTTTAGATGCCATAGTTACAGACAAAGACTGGATAAAATAA
- a CDS encoding glutamate-5-semialdehyde dehydrogenase: protein MGELQQKGALAKKASVILAKKSSEEKNKGLIKAADFLLQYKEEIIKANEIDLQFAKENGIKGSLIDRLTLNEKRIEAMAEGLREIAMLEDPVGEVLSMKKRPNGLVIGQKRVPMGVIGIIYEARPNVTADAFGLCLKTGNAVILRGGKEAIHSNIQIVKILQNALEIVGLPKEAVQLVEDTSRETAKEMMRLNEYLDVLIPRGGAGLIQTVVQNSTVPVIETGVGNCHIYVDDKAKIDDAVSITVNAKVQRPGVCNAAESLLVHKDVAEIFLPKVYDELKRYNVEIRGDEKVRGILPDVNAATEEDWGREYLDYVIAVKVVDSIDEAIEHISKYGTKHSEAIITEDYSNAQRFLEEIDAAAVYVNASTRFTDGFEFGFGAEIGISTQKLHARGPMGLKELTTTKYIIYGNGQIRQ from the coding sequence ATGGGAGAGTTGCAGCAAAAGGGAGCGTTAGCAAAAAAGGCATCCGTAATACTTGCTAAAAAGTCTTCAGAAGAAAAAAATAAGGGGCTTATTAAAGCTGCTGACTTTTTATTACAATATAAAGAAGAAATCATAAAAGCTAATGAAATTGACTTACAGTTCGCAAAAGAAAATGGCATTAAGGGTTCATTAATAGATCGACTCACCTTAAATGAAAAAAGAATTGAAGCTATGGCAGAAGGGCTTAGAGAAATTGCTATGCTGGAGGATCCAGTAGGAGAAGTATTGTCTATGAAAAAACGTCCTAACGGTTTAGTGATTGGACAAAAGAGAGTACCTATGGGCGTTATAGGTATTATTTATGAGGCCAGACCGAATGTAACAGCAGATGCTTTTGGTCTATGTTTAAAAACAGGAAATGCGGTTATTTTAAGAGGCGGAAAAGAGGCCATACATTCTAATATCCAAATTGTTAAAATACTGCAAAATGCCTTAGAAATAGTAGGGCTTCCTAAGGAAGCTGTACAACTGGTAGAGGACACCAGCAGAGAAACCGCTAAAGAAATGATGCGGTTAAATGAGTATTTAGATGTATTAATTCCCAGGGGTGGTGCAGGACTAATTCAAACTGTTGTTCAAAACAGTACGGTACCGGTTATAGAAACTGGAGTAGGTAATTGTCATATCTATGTTGATGATAAAGCGAAGATAGACGATGCAGTATCCATTACTGTCAATGCAAAGGTTCAGAGACCAGGTGTCTGCAATGCAGCCGAAAGCTTACTGGTTCATAAGGATGTTGCAGAAATCTTTTTACCTAAAGTGTATGATGAACTGAAAAGATATAATGTAGAAATTAGAGGAGACGAAAAGGTACGAGGAATCCTTCCAGATGTTAATGCTGCAACAGAAGAGGATTGGGGAAGAGAATACCTGGACTACGTTATAGCTGTTAAAGTGGTAGATTCTATCGATGAAGCCATTGAGCATATCAGTAAGTATGGTACAAAACATTCGGAAGCTATTATTACAGAAGATTATTCAAATGCTCAGCGTTTCTTGGAAGAAATTGATGCAGCAGCAGTGTATGTGAATGCATCCACCCGTTTTACAGACGGTTTTGAATTCGGCTTTGGAGCTGAAATTGGAATTAGTACACAAAAGCTTCATGCCAGAGGGCCTATGGGCTTAAAGGAACTCACTACAACAAAATATATTATTTACGGAAACGGACAGATCCGTCAGTAA
- the ruvA gene encoding Holliday junction branch migration protein RuvA — MISFVKGILEYMTEEWIIVDVNGIGYKIGIPSSAVSKLPSIGKEVKIFTHLQVKEDEMALYGFLSQDELNMFERLISVSGIGPKGALGILSTLSPADLCMAVITEDIKTLSSAPGIGKKTAQRMILELKDKINTLEAIGMGGEPVLELQQNGTAEEAIVALAALGYSRVEAAKAVNDVFKEDMSVEDIIKAALKKLALF, encoded by the coding sequence TTGATTTCGTTTGTTAAAGGGATTTTAGAATATATGACTGAGGAGTGGATTATAGTAGATGTGAATGGTATAGGGTATAAAATAGGCATACCTTCCTCTGCTGTGAGTAAACTCCCTTCTATTGGAAAGGAAGTTAAGATATTTACCCATCTTCAAGTGAAAGAGGATGAAATGGCTTTATACGGGTTTCTATCCCAAGACGAGCTTAATATGTTTGAACGATTGATATCGGTAAGCGGCATTGGACCTAAAGGAGCCCTTGGTATATTATCAACCTTATCTCCTGCTGATTTATGTATGGCTGTGATCACAGAAGATATAAAAACCTTAAGCAGTGCCCCGGGAATCGGGAAGAAAACTGCCCAAAGAATGATTTTGGAATTAAAAGATAAAATTAACACATTAGAAGCCATAGGAATGGGTGGAGAACCGGTTTTAGAATTACAGCAAAACGGTACGGCTGAAGAAGCGATCGTTGCATTGGCTGCTTTGGGATATAGCAGGGTGGAAGCAGCAAAAGCTGTTAACGATGTTTTTAAAGAAGATATGTCTGTTGAAGACATTATTAAAGCAGCCCTTAAAAAGTTGGCATTATTTTAG
- a CDS encoding DUF896 domain-containing protein yields MEDKKIKRINELYKKQKSVGLTEEEKIEQEQLRREYIELVKRNFRQTMGNVRIQHEDGTVTPLKSK; encoded by the coding sequence ATGGAAGATAAAAAAATAAAAAGAATCAATGAACTGTATAAAAAACAAAAATCAGTTGGTCTTACAGAAGAAGAAAAGATAGAGCAAGAGCAACTGAGAAGAGAATATATTGAACTGGTAAAAAGAAATTTCAGGCAAACCATGGGGAACGTAAGAATACAACATGAAGATGGAACAGTAACACCTTTAAAGTCTAAATAG
- a CDS encoding U32 family peptidase gives MNKKNIELLAPVGNKESLFAAVNNGCDAVYLGGKAFSARQYAGNFSLEEMEEVLDYCHLRNVKVYVTVNTLYKQEELGNLFEFLNQLYILGVDAFIVQDLGTAVKIRKLFPDIELHGSTQMTIHDLNGVKFLEELGFDRVVLSREMSLEEISYITKNTNMAIEVFVHGALCFSYSGQCLMSSMIGGRSGNRGRCAQPCRLPYHLVDKDNKKVASGYLLSPKDIQTLEYIPQLIESGVTSFKIEGRMKRPEYIASVVSTYRKYIDQYLSEQKDYSVDPRDIKNLAQVFNRGGFSKGYLYQHGGRDMMSFESPKHWGIYAGKVVQYNPSTKKCVIDTIEPLEPGDGIEIWRKGKENTGVAISKSSKAGEQITIFIKDPVQKGDLVYKTKDKPLLDGLQKTYEKDVRKSSIFGHIKFKKHMPIILQLWDNQGNFIEAEGELVEEAQNQALTEERLQLQISKTGNTPFNIESLTVEMDEDGYLPIGELNALRRKGIEELEKCIIKNTRRSSVNIRTVEESFEEAEEAPKGVKDKSLSILIRDIHQLEAAFHPKVKRIYFEFNSNPIEEIEKAAKACYDRNIEFFVALPRIDVNYKKKKIWYNLENTLIDGYLIRTYGQAYTLKNTCKKRIMDYTFNIFNPLTAQFWMRSDVEGVTLSPELNYEELKVFRGDGIEVIGYGYLPLMTTQQCIIGNTVGDKFPQGFCKNRNDHKPYKLIDRKGEEFPIIQDCSSCIAVIYNGKPILLLNEFDKLSSLPVDSIRLDFVFESTEDMKKIIESYGNCKKAAFPQIKGQEYTKGHFFRGVE, from the coding sequence ATGAATAAAAAAAATATCGAGCTTCTTGCTCCTGTTGGCAACAAAGAAAGCCTGTTTGCTGCTGTAAACAACGGCTGTGATGCAGTATATTTAGGAGGAAAAGCATTTAGTGCAAGACAATATGCAGGAAATTTCTCCTTAGAGGAAATGGAAGAAGTTCTTGATTATTGCCATCTAAGGAATGTAAAAGTATATGTAACAGTGAATACCTTGTATAAACAGGAAGAATTGGGAAATCTATTTGAGTTTTTAAATCAATTATATATTTTAGGGGTAGATGCTTTTATTGTTCAGGATCTGGGTACGGCTGTAAAGATTAGAAAGCTCTTTCCTGATATTGAACTTCACGGGAGCACCCAAATGACCATCCATGATTTAAACGGAGTTAAATTTTTAGAGGAGCTAGGGTTCGATAGAGTTGTTTTAAGCAGAGAAATGTCCCTTGAAGAAATTTCTTATATTACAAAAAACACAAATATGGCAATAGAAGTATTTGTCCATGGTGCACTGTGTTTTAGTTATTCCGGTCAGTGTTTGATGAGCAGTATGATTGGAGGAAGAAGCGGAAATAGAGGTCGATGTGCACAACCCTGCAGGCTGCCCTATCACTTGGTGGATAAAGATAATAAGAAAGTTGCTTCCGGATATCTTTTAAGTCCTAAGGACATACAGACTCTGGAATATATTCCTCAATTGATAGAGAGTGGCGTAACTTCATTTAAAATAGAAGGCAGAATGAAGAGGCCGGAATATATCGCTTCAGTGGTGAGCACTTACAGAAAATACATTGATCAATACCTTTCTGAACAAAAGGACTATTCTGTAGATCCTCGCGATATCAAGAATCTTGCTCAAGTTTTCAATAGAGGAGGCTTTTCAAAGGGATATCTGTATCAGCATGGCGGCAGAGATATGATGAGTTTTGAAAGTCCTAAACACTGGGGGATCTATGCAGGAAAAGTGGTTCAATATAATCCTTCAACAAAGAAATGTGTTATTGATACAATAGAACCTTTAGAGCCTGGAGATGGTATAGAGATATGGAGAAAAGGAAAGGAAAACACAGGAGTTGCCATTTCTAAATCAAGTAAGGCAGGCGAGCAAATTACTATTTTTATAAAAGATCCTGTTCAAAAGGGAGATTTGGTATATAAAACGAAGGATAAACCTCTTCTTGACGGGCTTCAAAAAACTTATGAGAAAGATGTACGAAAGAGTTCAATATTTGGACATATTAAATTTAAGAAACATATGCCGATTATTCTTCAGCTTTGGGATAATCAAGGTAATTTTATTGAAGCAGAAGGAGAATTAGTTGAAGAAGCACAAAATCAGGCATTAACAGAAGAAAGATTGCAATTACAGATATCCAAAACAGGAAATACTCCTTTTAATATAGAATCCTTAACAGTAGAGATGGATGAAGACGGGTATTTGCCTATAGGAGAATTAAATGCCCTTAGAAGAAAAGGGATAGAAGAATTAGAAAAATGCATTATAAAAAATACTAGACGAAGTTCTGTCAATATTAGAACTGTCGAGGAGTCTTTTGAAGAGGCAGAGGAAGCTCCAAAGGGAGTAAAAGATAAAAGTCTTTCAATACTAATAAGAGACATTCATCAGCTTGAGGCTGCTTTCCATCCAAAAGTTAAAAGAATTTATTTTGAATTCAATTCAAATCCAATCGAAGAGATAGAAAAGGCAGCTAAAGCTTGTTATGATAGAAATATAGAATTTTTTGTAGCATTACCGCGCATAGATGTGAATTACAAAAAGAAAAAAATATGGTACAATTTAGAAAATACATTAATAGACGGATATTTAATCAGAACCTATGGACAAGCTTATACACTTAAGAATACTTGCAAAAAAAGAATCATGGATTACACTTTTAATATATTTAATCCACTAACCGCTCAATTTTGGATGAGATCCGATGTGGAAGGAGTTACTCTTTCTCCTGAATTAAACTACGAAGAATTGAAGGTTTTCAGGGGAGATGGGATAGAAGTTATTGGATATGGCTATTTGCCTTTAATGACAACCCAGCAATGTATTATAGGCAATACCGTAGGCGATAAATTTCCTCAAGGCTTTTGTAAAAACAGGAACGATCATAAACCATACAAGCTCATTGATCGCAAGGGAGAAGAATTTCCTATTATTCAGGACTGTTCTTCCTGTATCGCTGTTATTTATAACGGTAAGCCTATTCTGCTTTTAAACGAATTTGATAAATTATCATCGCTTCCCGTAGATTCTATAAGATTGGATTTTGTATTTGAATCAACAGAAGATATGAAAAAGATCATAGAAAGCTATGGGAATTGTAAAAAGGCAGCATTTCCGCAAATAAAAGGGCAAGAATATACGAAAGGACACTTTTTTAGGGGCGTAGAGTAG
- a CDS encoding peptidoglycan D,D-transpeptidase FtsI family protein, translated as MNQLRKDIKKIFWLYAAMFLSLIIYLIKFLVFDSPSVIINAYNPRLGALEKNIVRGEIRDSKGIVLARTKKNGDTWIREYPKGRDFAHVVGFVQKGKTGIEAYSNFKLLEVSNKMMQTVDRMFSGDNFQGNHVILTMDAELQHTARELLNGRKGAIVVMEPSTGKILAMVSYPDFDPNQLNQNWEQLNKDEENSPLINRAAQGLYPPGSIFKMITSAAVLEKNEDWKDFHYNCTGEEIFDENLIRCFNSKAHGEVDLESAFYLSCNTGFATLGIDVGGEQLGRISERLLFNRNLPYELEYSKSQFRITKDSKDREIVETAIGQGKTLVSPLHMAMITSAIANGGILMQPYIIDHVETNYGSIKDKKIPQSYGILFEPEIASQLSKMMTDVVNKGTGTQAKISNVSVSGKTGTAQNASGKDHAWFVGFAPTEKPKAVVAVIIENGGSGGQVAGPIARQLFQKVLNQ; from the coding sequence TTGAATCAATTAAGAAAAGATATAAAAAAGATATTTTGGCTATATGCAGCTATGTTTTTGTCTCTTATTATATATTTGATTAAATTTTTAGTGTTCGACAGTCCATCTGTGATTATCAACGCTTATAATCCTAGATTAGGTGCCTTGGAAAAAAATATCGTAAGAGGTGAAATAAGAGACAGTAAGGGTATAGTATTGGCAAGAACGAAGAAAAATGGAGACACATGGATTAGAGAATATCCAAAAGGAAGAGATTTTGCTCATGTCGTAGGTTTTGTTCAGAAAGGAAAAACTGGAATAGAGGCATATAGTAATTTTAAACTATTAGAAGTAAGCAATAAAATGATGCAGACTGTTGATCGGATGTTTTCCGGGGATAATTTTCAGGGGAATCATGTTATATTAACGATGGATGCCGAGCTTCAACATACGGCCAGGGAGCTCCTTAACGGAAGAAAAGGTGCAATTGTTGTCATGGAGCCCTCCACAGGTAAGATTCTTGCCATGGTCTCTTATCCTGATTTTGACCCTAATCAATTGAATCAGAATTGGGAACAATTAAATAAAGACGAAGAAAATAGTCCGCTGATCAATAGAGCAGCTCAAGGACTTTATCCACCAGGCTCAATATTTAAAATGATTACAAGTGCAGCCGTTTTGGAAAAGAATGAGGATTGGAAGGACTTTCATTATAATTGTACAGGGGAAGAAATTTTCGACGAAAATTTAATTCGCTGTTTTAATTCCAAAGCCCATGGAGAGGTTGATTTAGAAAGTGCTTTTTATCTTTCATGCAATACGGGCTTTGCCACTTTAGGAATTGATGTTGGAGGAGAACAGTTAGGGAGAATATCCGAAAGACTCCTTTTTAACCGAAATTTACCCTATGAGTTGGAATACTCAAAAAGTCAATTCCGCATTACAAAGGATTCAAAAGACAGAGAAATCGTTGAAACAGCTATTGGTCAAGGAAAAACCTTAGTTTCTCCTTTGCATATGGCAATGATCACTTCTGCAATTGCCAATGGTGGAATTTTAATGCAGCCGTATATTATTGACCATGTGGAAACAAACTATGGAAGTATAAAGGATAAAAAAATACCTCAAAGCTATGGCATATTGTTTGAACCAGAAATCGCCAGTCAACTTTCAAAGATGATGACAGATGTAGTTAATAAAGGAACAGGTACTCAGGCGAAAATATCCAATGTTTCAGTGAGCGGTAAGACAGGGACTGCGCAAAACGCTTCAGGAAAAGATCATGCATGGTTTGTTGGTTTTGCTCCTACGGAGAAGCCAAAAGCCGTTGTAGCAGTAATCATCGAAAATGGAGGATCAGGAGGTCAGGTGGCAGGACCGATTGCCCGTCAACTGTTTCAAAAAGTCTTAAATCAATAA
- a CDS encoding DUF2085 domain-containing protein, which produces MMKLIYFMGRSVCHQIPERSFFILNKQLPLCARCTGIYMGVFLGFLYLFLRKRWKGNKPPSLKILLSIIFCWIPIIIDGVTSYIGLRESNNMIRLITGFLFGVFWPVFILLLKNYQVTKKNSLDIIKDYQDLIFMICILIPFTGILSVQSVLIWWMISGITVGTLMYVYVQMIFILIKNLFFSSYIKLLYFIAFIISAMIMSGLSWMNHHLLAQYR; this is translated from the coding sequence ATGATGAAATTGATATATTTTATGGGCCGTTCAGTATGTCATCAAATTCCTGAACGTTCTTTTTTTATTCTAAATAAACAGCTCCCTCTATGTGCGAGATGTACGGGAATTTATATGGGGGTATTTTTAGGTTTTTTATATTTATTTTTAAGAAAACGTTGGAAGGGAAACAAACCTCCTTCTCTAAAAATTTTATTGAGTATTATATTTTGCTGGATTCCTATTATAATAGACGGAGTAACATCTTATATCGGGCTAAGGGAATCTAATAACATGATAAGGCTTATTACTGGATTTTTATTTGGAGTTTTTTGGCCTGTTTTTATTTTACTGCTTAAAAATTATCAAGTCACAAAGAAAAACTCTTTGGATATCATTAAAGATTATCAGGATTTAATTTTTATGATTTGTATATTGATTCCTTTTACAGGGATACTTTCAGTACAATCCGTTCTTATATGGTGGATGATTTCAGGAATCACAGTAGGAACGCTGATGTATGTCTATGTACAAATGATTTTTATCCTAATAAAAAATTTATTTTTTTCCTCTTATATAAAACTCCTTTATTTCATTGCATTTATTATTTCTGCAATGATTATGAGTGGATTGTCATGGATGAATCATCATTTATTAGCACAATATAGATAA
- the ruvB gene encoding Holliday junction branch migration DNA helicase RuvB has product MKERIITAELRNEDLEIEASIRPKTLEDYIGQKKAKENLKVFIQAAKNRKEALDHVLLYGPPGLGKTTLANIIANEMQVNIKVTSGPAIEKPGDMAAILNNLNEGDLLFIDEVHRLNRHVEEILYPAMEDFTIDIVIGKGPGARSIRLDLPKFTLIGATTRAGLLTAPLRDRFGVIQRLEYYKTDELTKIVTRSAQVLGIKINTAGAEEIARRSRGTPRIANRLLKRVRDFAEVKFEGYIDEEVASAALESLEIDQMGLDRIDRKMLLAMIEKFGGGPVGIDTLAAAIGEENDTIEDVYEPFLIQLGFINRTPRGRVVTALGYKHFGIEQLHF; this is encoded by the coding sequence ATGAAAGAACGTATCATAACTGCTGAATTAAGAAATGAAGATTTGGAAATAGAAGCAAGTATACGCCCTAAAACACTAGAGGATTATATTGGACAAAAAAAGGCAAAAGAAAACTTAAAAGTGTTTATTCAAGCAGCCAAAAATAGAAAAGAAGCCTTAGATCATGTACTGCTCTATGGCCCTCCAGGCTTAGGAAAAACAACTTTGGCAAATATTATTGCCAATGAAATGCAGGTGAATATAAAAGTAACCTCGGGACCTGCTATTGAAAAACCTGGGGATATGGCAGCAATACTCAATAATCTAAATGAAGGGGATCTTTTATTCATAGATGAAGTCCATCGCTTAAACCGTCATGTGGAAGAGATTTTATATCCAGCTATGGAAGACTTTACAATTGATATCGTTATTGGGAAAGGTCCCGGTGCCAGGTCCATACGCCTGGATCTTCCTAAGTTTACGCTCATTGGTGCAACAACCAGGGCAGGATTATTAACGGCTCCCTTAAGGGACAGATTTGGTGTGATTCAACGGCTGGAATATTATAAAACCGATGAGCTTACGAAAATTGTAACCCGCTCAGCGCAGGTTTTAGGAATAAAAATAAATACTGCCGGAGCAGAAGAAATTGCGAGAAGATCAAGAGGAACCCCGAGAATTGCCAATAGGCTTTTAAAAAGAGTAAGAGATTTTGCGGAAGTAAAGTTTGAAGGATATATAGATGAAGAAGTGGCTTCGGCTGCTTTGGAATCCTTAGAAATAGATCAAATGGGACTGGATAGAATTGATAGGAAAATGCTCCTTGCAATGATTGAAAAATTTGGAGGAGGGCCGGTAGGAATAGATACTCTGGCAGCTGCCATAGGGGAAGAAAATGATACCATTGAAGATGTTTACGAACCTTTTTTAATTCAACTTGGATTTATTAACAGAACGCCCAGAGGCAGAGTTGTTACTGCTTTAGGCTATAAACATTTTGGGATCGAACAGCTTCACTTTTGA
- a CDS encoding DUF1836 domain-containing protein has product MGEKINFTTQELLDLAKTVSDECQFIELNTFNDEMTISQVVRFFNKQGKNFTKTMIQNYVRVGVLPPPLDRRYYTKNHLILLSLIDNLKAIYSLDEIKLVLAPILKNPETFDDDIIKVSNLYEDYILLHKNALRNWENYLPKTLEEVNQLLQKDRVSNEEKDVVSAFMLVLTLMAETIAIKKLIHLISEKYLTNVEE; this is encoded by the coding sequence ATGGGAGAGAAAATAAATTTTACCACGCAGGAACTACTGGATTTAGCTAAGACAGTATCTGATGAATGTCAGTTTATAGAGCTTAACACGTTTAATGATGAGATGACTATTTCGCAGGTAGTTCGTTTTTTTAATAAACAAGGCAAAAATTTCACAAAAACAATGATTCAGAATTATGTAAGAGTAGGAGTGTTGCCTCCTCCCCTTGATCGAAGATACTATACAAAAAATCATTTGATCCTCCTTTCATTGATTGACAACTTGAAAGCCATATATTCACTGGATGAAATAAAGCTTGTGCTTGCTCCTATATTAAAGAATCCTGAAACCTTTGACGATGATATCATTAAGGTATCTAATTTATATGAAGATTATATTTTATTGCATAAAAATGCTTTAAGAAATTGGGAAAATTATCTTCCCAAAACCCTTGAAGAAGTGAACCAATTATTACAAAAGGATCGCGTTTCGAATGAGGAAAAGGATGTTGTTTCTGCTTTTATGCTTGTCTTGACATTAATGGCTGAAACAATAGCAATCAAAAAACTAATCCATTTAATATCAGAGAAGTATTTAACCAACGTAGAAGAATAA
- the zapA gene encoding cell division protein ZapA has product MGEKNKIEVIIGGRVYTLVGEESQEYIQRVALYIDRKMSEVRKADSSRKLSTSMIAILTSINVADDLFKMKEALKDAAAEIESLQKQLDEKDKQIEVYQNELGNMQQENLALKDKIDEIQLEIMRSKMELEEYINIFDANLKNKSLSDDH; this is encoded by the coding sequence ATGGGAGAAAAAAATAAAATTGAAGTCATTATTGGTGGAAGAGTCTATACATTAGTTGGAGAAGAAAGTCAAGAATATATCCAAAGAGTTGCTTTATATATTGACAGAAAAATGAGTGAAGTGCGAAAGGCTGACTCTTCTAGAAAATTAAGTACCAGTATGATTGCCATTTTGACTTCAATAAATGTGGCCGATGATTTGTTTAAGATGAAAGAAGCATTAAAGGATGCTGCTGCTGAAATTGAATCCTTACAGAAGCAGCTGGATGAAAAGGACAAGCAAATAGAAGTTTATCAAAATGAATTGGGCAATATGCAGCAGGAAAACCTTGCTTTAAAGGATAAAATAGATGAAATTCAACTGGAAATTATGCGAAGCAAAATGGAGTTAGAGGAATATATTAATATATTCGATGCAAATTTAAAGAATAAGAGTCTTTCAGACGATCATTAA